A region of Ictalurus furcatus strain D&B chromosome 1, Billie_1.0, whole genome shotgun sequence DNA encodes the following proteins:
- the mboat1 gene encoding lysophospholipid acyltransferase 1 — protein MDPTSDLLQTTGCTWLSPISMFLGIPLDQVNFIMCQMFGLAAASWFRLCLRPQRVGPAVRHTVASFLGSLFVIFSFGWYSSHVFVLTLICYVILHRASVHNVHWYTMIVAMGYLTMCQISRVFIFNYGILATDFSGPLMMMVQKITTLAFQLHDGKCHKQEELTAEQRRLAVITRPSLLEYLSYTLNFMSILVGPCSNYGDYTEFIEGHNVHNKLRHKLQHNGYDAQAEPSPVRAVCQKLMVCVGCLFWYFTITSRFPIGYNVDPQFISEASFLSRLAYAFVSTQAARPKFYFAWTLADAVHNAAGYGIRGLDQNGRVSWDLVSNIHIWEIETATSFKSFIDNWNIQTGVWLKSVCYDRVPYFRTPLTFLLSALWHGVYPGYYFTFLTGIPITLTARAVRRNFRHHFLRTRAVKLAYDVITWAATQLTICYTVMPFLLLAVEPTIIYYRSMYFLVHIISILAVLVLPNRPRRPALHAQHSNNNVKGE, from the exons ATGGATCCCACATCAGACCTGCTTCAAACTACGGGCTGCACATGGCTGAGTCCCATCAGCATGTTCCTGGGAATTCCTCTGGATCAG GTGAACTTTATCATGTGCCAGATGTTCGGCCTGGCTGCTGCCTCCTGGTTTCGGCTGTGTCTCAGACCTCAGCGGGTCGGCCCAGCTGTGCGCCACACCGTCGCTAGTTTCTTGGGGTCGTTGTTCGTTATATTCTCCTTTGGATG GTATTCCTCGCACGTCTTCGTCCTGACGCTCATCTGCTACGTCATCCTGCACAGAGCGAGCGTACACAATGTTCACTG GTACACGATGATCGTGGCGATGGGCTACCTCACGATGTGCCAGATCAGCAGGGTCTTCATCTTCAACTACGGTATCCTGGCCACAGACTTCTCAGG gccactgatgatgatggtgcAGAAGATCACCACTCTGGCCTTTCAGCTTCACGATG gaAAGTGTCACAAGCAGGAGGAGCTCACTGCGGAACAGAGACGTCTGGCTgtaat CACCCGGCCGTCACTGCTGGAGTACCTGAGCTACACGCTGAACTTCATGAGCATCCTTGTGGGGCCGTGCAGCAACTACGGCGACTACACCGAGTTCATCGAGGGACACAACGTGCACAACAAACTCCGACACAAACTGCAGCACAACGGCTACGATGCACAAGCGGAACCCTCGCCTGTG AGAGCCGTGTGTCAGAAGCTGATGGTGTGTGTCGGCTGCCTCTTCTGGTACTTCACAATCACCAGCAGGTTCCCGATCGGCTACAACGTGGACCCGCAGTTCATTAGCGAGGCCTCGTTCCTCAGCAGGCTCGCGTACGCCTTCGTCTCCACCCAGGCGGCTCGGCCTAAGTTCTACTTCGCATGGACTCTCG CTGATGCAGTCCATAACGCAGCGGGATACGGAATCAGAGGATTAGACCAGAATGGCCGAGTGTCCTGGGACCTCGTCTCGAACATCCACATCTGGGAAATCGAG ACAGCGACCAGCTTCAAATCATTCATAGACAACTGGAACATTCAGACAGGGGTGTGGCTCAAAAG tgtgtgttacGATCGTGTGCCGTATTTCCGGACACCATTGACATTCCTACTGTCGGCGCTGTGGCACGGAGTTTACCCTGGATATTACTTCACCTTCCTCACAGGCATCCCCATCACACTCACCGCCCGTGCT GTCCGCAGGAATTTCCGCCACCATTTCTTGCGCACGCGTGCCGTCAAGCTGGCGTATGATGTCATCACCTGGGCGGCGACGCAGTTGACCATCTGTTACACCGTCATGCCGTTCTTACTGCTGGCCGTGGAGCCGACCATCATCTATTACAG gtcCATGTACTTCCTTGTGCACATCATTAGCATTCTGGCGGTGCTCGTCCTGCCCAACAGACCCAGGAGGCCTGCTCTCCATGCCCAGCACTCCAACAATAACGTGAAGGGAGAATAA
- the LOC128621150 gene encoding transcription factor E2F3-like yields the protein MRRAISSSAPESVIITGVGGSSLDENAVLTALGSNTRTTTYIHIITPPPPCLTHTPAVCVSESPAASLYTTPTGSGQRPALGRPPAKRRLALDDSDHLYTAEVAKTPKTQNGGPLAVLKGNKTPKSPSEKTRYDTSLGLLTKKFVQLLGQSSDGVVDLNQAAEALNVQKRRLYDITNVLEGVHLIKKKSKNNIQWMGCNLSEVGGVLTHKQTLSSEVAQLVQEERRLDEMIQRCTQEVKQMTESSHSQKFAYVTYQDLRRDHSLKDQTVIAVRAPPETKLEVPDPQEGLQVHLTSTKGPIDVFLCPDENTPDSPVKNENSSLNGNSSPFMKVLEDANSSRSGPAVTVTNLSPITSPYTSLLQQTEDQNSYSEPPFISLGSPPLSEDYLMSLGEGEGISDLFDDLDRLPNLDDLLCN from the exons ATGAGAAGAGCGATCTCATCCTCGGCCCCGGAGAGTGTGATCATCACCGGGGTTGGAGGCTCTTCGCTGGACGAGAACGCGGTCCTGACGGCCCTGGGCTCTAACACACGCACAACCACCTACATCCACATCATCACCCCGCCGCCGCcgtgcctcacacacactcccgcCGTGTGCGTGTCCGAGTCTCCGGCCGCCAGCCTGTACACCACCCCGACCGGGAGCGGACAGAGACCTGCGCTGGGACGGCCTCCG GCGAAGAGGCGCTTGGCTCTCGACGACTCGGACCACTTGTACACAGCTGAAGTAGCAAAAACCCCCAAGACCCAAAATGGAGGCCCGCTAGCTGTGCTAAAGGGCAACAAAA CTCCAAAGTCTCCATCAGAGAAGACTCGCTACGACACGTCTCTGGGTCTCCTGACGAAGAAGTTTGTGCAGTTGTTGGGCCAGTCTTCGGATGGCGTCGTGGATCTGAACCAGGCGGCCGAGGCGCTCAACGTCCAGAAGCGTCGTCTCTACGACATCACCAACGTGCTGGAGGGGGTGCACCTCATCAAGAagaaatccaaaaacaacatcCAGTGGAT GGGCTGTAACCTTTCAGAGGTTGGTGGAGTACTGACCCATAAACAGACTCTGAGCAGCGAAGTGGCGCAGCTGGTGCAGGAGGAGCGCAGACTCGATGAGATGATCCAAAGATGCACGCAAGAAGTCAAGCAGATGACGGAATCGTCGCACAGTCAGAA GTTCGCTTATGTAACATATCAAGACCTCCGGCGGGACCATAGTCTGAAAGATCAGACGGTCATCGCTGTCCGAGCGCCACCCGAGACCAAGTTAGAGGTTCCCGATCCACAGGAG GGCTTGCAAGTTCACCTCACCAGTACGAAAGGACCTATAGATGTCTTCTTGTGTCCTGATGAAAATACCCCCGACAGTCCGGTGAAGAATGAGAATTCCAGTTTGAATGGAAACTCCTCTCCTTTTATGAAAGTGTTAGAAG ATGCCAACTCCAGTCGTTCAGGACCAGCGGTAACGGTCACCAACCTCTCACCCATTACGTCCCCCTACACCAGCCTGCTACAACAAACTGAGGACCAGAACTCCTACTCTGAACCGCCCTTCATCAGCCTGGGTTCACCACCACTCAGTGAAGACTACCTCATGAGCCTAGGAGAAGGCGAGGGCATTTCTGACCTCTTCGATGACCTCGATCGCCTCCCCAATCTGGATGATCTTCTATGCAACTGA